A window of Streptomyces sp. SAI-127 contains these coding sequences:
- a CDS encoding ABC transporter ATP-binding protein → MTTPVLEARNVTMRFGGLTAVRSVDFTVNSGEIVGLIGPNGAGKTTFFNCLTGLYVPTEGTVSYKGTVLPPKPHLVTQAGIARTFQNIRLFSNMTVLENVLVGRHTRTKEGLWSALLRGPGFKKAEKASEERAMELLEFIGLEAKRDHLARNLPYGEQRKLEIARALASDPGLLLLDEPTAGMNPQETRATEELVFAIRDKGIAVLLIEHDMRFVFNLSDRVAVLVQGEKLVEGTSDVVQADERVIAAYLGEPFDGDPGATEAAATDAAEAESTTGTKGEAQ, encoded by the coding sequence ATGACGACACCTGTACTCGAAGCCCGCAACGTCACCATGCGCTTCGGCGGCCTCACCGCCGTCCGCTCGGTCGACTTCACCGTCAACTCCGGCGAGATCGTCGGCCTCATCGGCCCCAACGGCGCAGGCAAGACCACCTTCTTCAACTGCCTCACCGGCCTGTACGTCCCCACGGAAGGCACGGTCTCCTACAAGGGCACCGTCCTCCCGCCCAAGCCCCACCTGGTGACCCAGGCCGGCATCGCCCGCACCTTCCAGAACATCCGCCTGTTCTCCAACATGACGGTCCTCGAGAACGTCCTCGTAGGCCGCCACACGCGGACCAAGGAAGGCCTCTGGTCGGCACTGCTCCGCGGCCCCGGCTTCAAGAAGGCGGAGAAGGCCAGCGAGGAACGGGCCATGGAACTCCTTGAGTTCATCGGCCTGGAGGCCAAGCGCGACCACCTCGCCCGCAACCTCCCCTACGGCGAACAGCGCAAGCTGGAGATCGCCCGCGCACTCGCCTCCGACCCCGGCCTGCTCCTCCTGGACGAGCCCACCGCCGGCATGAACCCCCAAGAGACGCGCGCCACCGAAGAGTTGGTCTTCGCCATCCGCGACAAGGGCATCGCCGTCCTCCTCATCGAGCACGACATGCGCTTCGTCTTCAACCTCTCCGACCGCGTCGCCGTCCTCGTCCAGGGCGAAAAACTCGTCGAAGGCACCTCCGACGTCGTCCAGGCCGACGAACGCGTCATCGCCGCCTACCTCGGCGAACCCTTCGACGGCGACCCCGGCGCGACGGAAGCCGCCGCGACCGACGCGGCCGAAGCGGAGAGCACCACCGGCACCAAGGGAGAAGCCCAGTGA
- a CDS encoding branched-chain amino acid ABC transporter permease, which produces MTDTTTRGLIPLPLAAARALLLAGGIATAASAFLAWTWTSEFPGDLTITGYPGGLQWLTFIAGLLTTLFALAAYDIRPLRGLIPARNNAPLALTALGGFGVTWYTIVSIAVELGGLANLEPGGWVAAIASLLPVIGAFALPEPRTASAKENLKAYLAKPDGIPPAQPLSPWLERAIITIVTIIGLAVFTYGIDTEYGELFVGYLIVVVFAVWALHTAGLNDRFSRIVARNRSFTLAMGFAAAIAFPFTQTNDHYANIGVNILIFGTVALGLNIVVGLAGLLDLGYVAFLGVGAYTAALVSGSEFSRFSGVHFPFWAAALTGAAASLVFGVLIGAPTLRLRGDYLAIVTLGFGEIFRIAVNNMDGDSGPDLTNGPNGIPAIPDLNLLGFNLGEAHDIGGFTLGRFANYYLLMVLIMALVVLVYTRAADSRIGRSWIAIREDETAATAMGINGFRVKLIAFALGATLAGLAGTVSAHVTYSVVPTPYQFAGSTPPNSAFLLAAVVLGGMGTVAGPILGAALLYLLPEKLVFLQDKSLLAFGIALILLMRFRPEGIIANRRNQLEFHETGQLDIPEQTTLSGEPAAVTKAGA; this is translated from the coding sequence ATGACCGACACCACCACTCGCGGCCTGATCCCGCTGCCCCTCGCCGCGGCCCGCGCGCTCCTCCTCGCCGGAGGCATCGCCACCGCCGCCTCCGCCTTCCTCGCCTGGACCTGGACCAGCGAGTTCCCCGGCGACCTCACCATCACCGGCTACCCCGGCGGCCTCCAGTGGCTGACCTTCATCGCCGGTCTCCTCACCACCCTGTTCGCCCTCGCGGCGTACGACATCCGCCCCCTGCGCGGCCTCATACCCGCCCGCAACAACGCACCCCTGGCGCTCACCGCCCTCGGCGGCTTCGGCGTCACCTGGTACACGATCGTCTCGATCGCCGTCGAACTCGGCGGACTCGCCAACCTCGAACCGGGCGGCTGGGTCGCGGCCATCGCCTCCCTCCTGCCCGTCATCGGCGCCTTCGCCCTCCCCGAGCCTCGCACCGCGAGCGCCAAGGAGAACCTCAAGGCGTACCTCGCCAAGCCCGACGGCATCCCCCCCGCCCAGCCCCTCAGCCCCTGGCTCGAGCGCGCGATCATCACGATCGTCACGATCATCGGCCTGGCGGTGTTCACCTACGGCATCGACACCGAGTACGGCGAACTCTTCGTCGGCTACCTCATCGTCGTCGTCTTCGCCGTCTGGGCCCTGCACACCGCAGGCCTCAACGACCGCTTCTCCCGGATCGTCGCCCGCAACCGCAGCTTCACGCTCGCCATGGGCTTCGCCGCCGCGATCGCGTTCCCCTTCACCCAGACCAACGACCACTACGCCAACATCGGCGTCAACATCCTGATCTTCGGGACCGTCGCCCTGGGCCTCAACATCGTCGTCGGCCTCGCGGGCCTCCTCGACCTCGGATACGTCGCCTTCCTCGGCGTCGGCGCCTACACCGCCGCCCTCGTCTCCGGCTCCGAGTTCTCCCGCTTCTCCGGCGTCCACTTCCCCTTCTGGGCCGCCGCCCTCACCGGCGCCGCCGCATCGCTCGTCTTCGGCGTCCTCATCGGCGCCCCCACCCTGCGACTGCGCGGCGACTACCTCGCCATCGTCACCCTCGGCTTCGGAGAGATCTTCCGCATCGCCGTCAACAACATGGACGGCGACTCCGGCCCCGACCTCACCAACGGACCCAACGGCATCCCGGCCATCCCGGACCTCAACCTCCTCGGGTTCAACCTCGGCGAAGCACACGACATCGGCGGCTTCACCCTCGGCCGCTTCGCCAACTACTACCTCCTCATGGTGCTGATCATGGCCCTCGTGGTCCTGGTCTACACCCGCGCCGCCGACTCCCGCATCGGCCGCTCCTGGATCGCCATCCGCGAAGACGAAACCGCCGCCACCGCCATGGGCATCAACGGCTTCCGCGTCAAACTCATCGCCTTCGCCCTCGGCGCCACCCTCGCCGGCCTCGCCGGCACCGTCAGCGCCCACGTCACCTACAGCGTCGTCCCGACGCCGTACCAGTTCGCCGGCTCCACGCCCCCGAACTCCGCCTTCCTGCTCGCCGCGGTCGTCCTCGGCGGCATGGGCACGGTCGCCGGCCCCATCCTCGGCGCCGCCCTGCTCTACCTCCTCCCGGAGAAGCTCGTCTTCCTCCAGGACAAGTCGCTGCTCGCCTTCGGCATCGCCCTCATCCTGCTGATGCGCTTCCGCCCCGAAGGCATCATCGCCAACCGCCGCAACCAACTCGAATTCCACGAGACCGGCCAACTCGACATACCAGAACAAACGACGCTGTCCGGCGAACCGGCCGCCGTCACCAAGGCGGGGGCGTGA
- a CDS encoding branched-chain amino acid ABC transporter permease, whose protein sequence is MNTLPQQLANGLLLGSMYGLIAIGYTMVYGIVQLINFAHGEIFMTGAFGAFTVYFYLLPDGTSMALAVPLMLIGGGIVAILIAVGAERFAYRPLRGAPRLAPLITAIGLSLALQEVVRNFYPRADRAVAFPGLDGTHDIGSVTIKDADIFLVVAAIVCMSALAFFVRKSRTGRAMQATAQDPDTAQLMGIDTNRIIVIAFAIGGFFAAVAAVAYGLKYGSIDYRMGFLMGLKAFTAAVLGGIGNIYGAMLGGLVLGVAETLASAYIDDIPGMHLFGGGSWKDVWAFCLLILVLLVRPQGLLGERVADRA, encoded by the coding sequence GTGAACACCCTGCCGCAGCAGCTGGCCAACGGGCTGCTTCTGGGCTCGATGTACGGGCTGATCGCCATCGGCTACACGATGGTGTACGGCATCGTCCAGCTCATCAACTTCGCGCACGGCGAGATCTTCATGACCGGCGCCTTCGGCGCCTTCACGGTCTACTTCTACCTCTTGCCCGACGGCACCTCTATGGCTCTCGCCGTCCCCCTGATGCTGATAGGCGGCGGAATAGTCGCCATCCTCATCGCCGTCGGAGCGGAACGGTTTGCCTACCGGCCCCTGCGCGGAGCCCCACGGCTCGCACCGCTCATCACCGCGATCGGTCTCTCCCTGGCCCTCCAGGAAGTCGTCCGCAACTTCTACCCCCGCGCCGACCGCGCCGTCGCCTTCCCCGGCCTCGACGGCACCCACGACATAGGCTCCGTCACCATCAAGGACGCCGACATCTTCCTCGTGGTCGCCGCCATCGTCTGCATGTCCGCCCTCGCGTTCTTCGTCCGCAAGTCCCGCACCGGCCGCGCCATGCAGGCCACCGCCCAGGACCCGGACACCGCACAGCTCATGGGCATCGACACCAACCGCATCATCGTGATCGCCTTCGCCATCGGCGGGTTCTTCGCCGCCGTCGCCGCCGTCGCCTACGGCCTCAAGTACGGCAGCATCGACTACCGCATGGGCTTCCTGATGGGCCTCAAGGCCTTCACCGCAGCCGTCCTCGGCGGCATCGGCAACATCTACGGCGCCATGCTCGGCGGCCTGGTCCTCGGCGTCGCCGAGACCCTCGCCTCCGCCTACATCGACGACATCCCCGGTATGCACCTCTTCGGCGGCGGCTCCTGGAAGGACGTCTGGGCCTTCTGCCTGCTCATCCTCGTCCTCCTCGTCAGGCCACAAGGCCTGCTCGGCGAACGCGTAGCGGACAGGGCGTGA
- a CDS encoding branched-chain amino acid ABC transporter substrate-binding protein, whose amino-acid sequence MVILTSVFATGALTLTACGSRDDSGGDSEGGGGTTLTIGVDAPLSGENSTTGLGIQYGAQIAVDDANKNKLVPGVTFKLKAYDDKAQPATGQSNATTITGDKTAVGAVGPLNSGVAQTMQQVFSSANMVQISPSNTNPELTQGKNWQTDKKRPYKTYFRTATTDELQGSFAADYAYNGLKKKKVFVVDDKQTYGAGLAKIFNEQFKKLGGTVVGTDHVNTGDKDFGSLVTKVKNSGADLLYYGGQYDESSLITKQLKGGGVKVPLFGGDGMFASTYIETAGTSSEGDLATAVGVPADTLPAAKTFIETYKSKGYKGDYGAYGAYSYDATTAIIKAVKAAVDANDGKVPSDINALRSSVVDGVQKSDFEGISGKVAFDQYGDTTNKQLTVYQVTKGAWKAVKTGTADLG is encoded by the coding sequence ATGGTGATACTGACCTCCGTCTTCGCGACTGGAGCTCTGACGCTCACCGCCTGCGGCTCCCGAGACGACAGTGGCGGCGACAGCGAAGGCGGGGGTGGCACCACCCTGACGATCGGCGTGGACGCCCCGCTCTCCGGCGAGAACTCCACCACGGGTCTCGGCATCCAGTACGGCGCTCAGATCGCCGTCGACGACGCCAACAAGAACAAGCTCGTCCCCGGCGTCACCTTCAAGCTGAAGGCCTACGACGACAAGGCGCAGCCCGCCACCGGTCAGTCCAACGCCACCACCATCACCGGCGACAAGACCGCCGTCGGCGCCGTCGGCCCGCTGAACTCCGGCGTCGCCCAGACCATGCAGCAGGTGTTCTCCTCGGCCAACATGGTCCAGATCTCCCCCTCGAACACCAACCCCGAGCTGACCCAGGGCAAGAACTGGCAGACGGACAAGAAGCGGCCGTACAAGACGTACTTCCGCACCGCCACCACCGACGAGCTCCAGGGCAGCTTCGCCGCCGACTACGCGTACAACGGCCTCAAGAAGAAGAAGGTCTTCGTCGTCGACGACAAGCAGACCTACGGCGCCGGCCTCGCGAAGATCTTCAACGAGCAGTTCAAGAAGCTCGGCGGCACCGTCGTCGGCACCGACCACGTCAACACCGGCGACAAGGACTTCGGTTCCCTCGTCACCAAGGTCAAGAACTCCGGCGCCGACCTGCTCTACTACGGCGGCCAGTACGACGAGTCCTCCCTGATCACCAAGCAGCTCAAGGGCGGCGGAGTCAAGGTCCCGCTCTTCGGCGGTGACGGCATGTTCGCCTCCACGTACATCGAGACCGCGGGCACCTCCTCCGAGGGCGACCTCGCCACGGCCGTCGGTGTCCCCGCCGACACCCTGCCCGCCGCCAAGACGTTCATCGAGACGTACAAGTCCAAGGGCTACAAGGGTGACTACGGCGCCTACGGCGCGTACTCCTACGACGCCACCACCGCCATCATCAAGGCCGTGAAGGCCGCCGTCGACGCCAACGACGGCAAGGTCCCCAGCGACATCAACGCCCTGCGCTCCTCCGTCGTCGACGGCGTCCAGAAGTCCGACTTCGAGGGCATCTCCGGCAAGGTCGCCTTCGACCAGTACGGCGACACCACCAACAAGCAGCTGACCGTCTACCAGGTCACCAAGGGTGCGTGGAAGGCTGTGAAGACCGGCACCGCCGACCTCGGCTAG
- a CDS encoding hotdog fold thioesterase translates to MGEQQHATFPQEVIDEYAALGVDLVAMFSAGHLGTRMGVQIVEASAERVVGTMPVEGNTQPYGLLHGGASAVLAETLGSVGSMLHAGSSKIAVGVDLNCTHHRGARSGLVTGVATPVHRGRSTATYEIVISDEEGRRVCTARLTCLLRDAPGR, encoded by the coding sequence ATGGGTGAGCAGCAGCACGCCACGTTTCCCCAAGAGGTCATCGACGAGTACGCGGCGCTCGGCGTCGACCTCGTCGCCATGTTCTCGGCCGGCCACCTGGGCACCCGCATGGGCGTGCAGATCGTCGAGGCCTCGGCGGAACGGGTCGTCGGCACCATGCCCGTCGAGGGCAACACCCAGCCGTACGGGCTGCTGCACGGAGGCGCCTCGGCCGTGCTCGCCGAAACCCTGGGATCCGTCGGCTCCATGCTGCACGCCGGGAGTTCGAAGATCGCGGTGGGAGTCGACCTGAACTGCACACACCACCGCGGCGCCCGCTCCGGGCTGGTCACCGGAGTGGCCACACCGGTGCACCGGGGGCGCTCCACCGCGACGTACGAGATCGTGATCAGCGACGAGGAGGGCCGACGCGTCTGCACCGCCCGACTCACCTGCCTGCTCCGGGACGCCCCCGGCCGCTAG
- a CDS encoding FdhF/YdeP family oxidoreductase encodes MATKPPKGDPVQDAPQVTEPKHAAAGLPAIGHTLRIAQQQMGVKRTALTLLRVNQKDGFDCPGCAWPEPDHRHAAEFCENGAKAVAEEATLRRITPEFFAAHPVADLATRSGYWLGQQGRLTHPMYVPEGGTHYEPVTWERAFDIIAEEIAALDSPDESVFYTSGRTSNEAAFLYQLFARELGTNNLPDCSNMCHESSGSALSETIGIGKGSVLLDDLYKADLIIVAGQNPGTNHPRMLSALEKAKANGARIISVNPLPEAGLERFKNPQTPQGMLKGAALTDLFLQIRIGGDQALFRLLNKLILETQGAVDEAFVREHTHGYEEFAEAARAADWDETLTATGLSRGEIEETLAMVLASERTIVCWAMGLTQHKHSVPTIREVVNFLLLRGNIGRPGAGVCPVRGHSNVQGDRTMGIFERPAPAFLDALEKEFGFAPPREHGFDVVRAIRALRDGEAKVFFAMGGNFVSASPDTDVTEAAMRRARLTVHVSTKLNRSHAVTGARALILPTLGRTERDLQGSGEQFVTVEDSMGMVHASRGRLEPASGHLLSEPAIVCRLARRVLGENSRVPWEEFEKDYATIRDRIARVIPGFEDFNARVARPGGFTLPHAPRDERRFPTATGKANFTAAPVEYPELPEGRLLLQTLRSHDQYNTTIYGLDDRYRGIKNGRRVVLVNPEDADRLRLADGSYVDLVSEWKDGVERRAPGFRVVHYPTARGCAAAYYPETNVLVPLDATADTSNTPASKSVVVRLEQSAID; translated from the coding sequence ATGGCCACGAAGCCGCCCAAGGGTGATCCGGTTCAGGACGCTCCGCAGGTCACCGAACCGAAGCACGCGGCGGCCGGCCTCCCGGCCATCGGCCACACCCTGCGGATCGCCCAGCAGCAGATGGGCGTGAAGCGCACCGCGCTGACACTGCTGCGCGTCAACCAGAAGGACGGCTTCGACTGCCCGGGCTGCGCCTGGCCCGAGCCCGACCACCGGCACGCGGCGGAGTTCTGCGAGAACGGCGCGAAGGCGGTCGCCGAGGAAGCCACCCTGCGCCGGATCACCCCGGAGTTCTTCGCCGCGCACCCCGTCGCCGACCTCGCGACCAGGAGCGGCTACTGGCTGGGCCAGCAGGGGCGGCTCACCCACCCCATGTACGTCCCCGAGGGCGGCACCCACTACGAACCGGTGACCTGGGAGCGCGCCTTCGACATCATCGCCGAGGAGATCGCCGCCCTCGACTCCCCCGACGAGTCCGTCTTCTACACCTCGGGCCGCACCAGCAACGAGGCCGCGTTCCTCTACCAGCTCTTCGCCCGCGAGCTCGGCACGAACAACCTGCCGGACTGCTCCAACATGTGCCACGAGTCGTCCGGTTCGGCGCTCAGCGAGACCATCGGCATCGGCAAGGGCAGCGTCCTGCTCGACGACCTCTACAAGGCCGACCTGATCATCGTCGCCGGCCAGAACCCGGGGACCAACCACCCCCGCATGCTCTCCGCCCTGGAGAAGGCCAAGGCGAACGGCGCGAGGATCATCAGCGTCAACCCGCTGCCCGAGGCCGGCCTGGAGCGCTTCAAGAACCCGCAGACCCCCCAGGGCATGCTCAAGGGCGCCGCGCTCACCGACCTGTTCCTGCAGATCCGCATCGGCGGCGACCAGGCCCTCTTCCGCCTCCTCAACAAACTGATCCTGGAGACGCAGGGGGCCGTCGACGAGGCCTTCGTCCGCGAACACACCCATGGCTACGAGGAGTTCGCCGAGGCCGCCCGCGCCGCCGACTGGGACGAGACGCTCACCGCGACCGGTCTGTCCCGGGGGGAGATCGAGGAAACCCTCGCCATGGTCCTCGCCTCCGAGCGGACCATCGTCTGCTGGGCCATGGGCCTCACCCAGCACAAGCACTCCGTGCCGACCATCCGCGAGGTCGTCAACTTCCTTCTCCTGCGCGGCAACATCGGCCGCCCGGGCGCCGGCGTCTGCCCGGTCCGCGGCCACTCCAACGTCCAGGGCGACCGCACCATGGGCATCTTCGAGCGTCCCGCGCCCGCCTTCCTTGACGCCCTGGAGAAGGAGTTCGGCTTCGCCCCGCCGCGCGAGCACGGCTTCGACGTCGTCCGCGCCATCCGCGCCCTGCGCGACGGCGAGGCCAAGGTCTTCTTCGCCATGGGCGGCAACTTCGTCTCCGCCTCCCCCGACACCGACGTCACCGAAGCCGCCATGCGGCGCGCCCGGCTGACCGTGCACGTGTCGACCAAGCTCAACCGCTCGCACGCGGTCACGGGCGCGCGTGCCCTGATCCTGCCCACGCTCGGCCGCACCGAACGCGACCTCCAGGGCAGCGGCGAGCAGTTCGTGACCGTCGAGGACTCCATGGGCATGGTGCACGCCTCCCGCGGCCGCCTGGAGCCCGCGAGCGGACACCTGCTGTCCGAGCCCGCCATCGTGTGCCGGCTGGCCCGCCGGGTCCTCGGCGAGAACAGCCGCGTGCCGTGGGAGGAGTTCGAGAAGGACTACGCCACCATCCGCGACCGCATCGCCCGCGTGATCCCCGGCTTCGAGGACTTCAACGCGCGCGTGGCCCGGCCCGGCGGCTTCACCCTCCCGCACGCCCCGCGCGACGAGCGCCGCTTCCCCACCGCCACCGGCAAGGCCAACTTCACCGCCGCGCCCGTCGAGTACCCCGAACTGCCCGAGGGACGGCTGCTGCTGCAGACGCTGCGCTCGCACGACCAGTACAACACCACGATCTACGGCCTCGACGACCGCTACCGGGGCATCAAGAACGGCCGCCGGGTCGTCCTGGTCAACCCAGAGGACGCCGACAGGCTCCGGCTCGCCGACGGGTCCTACGTCGACCTCGTCAGCGAGTGGAAGGACGGCGTGGAGCGGCGCGCACCGGGATTCCGCGTCGTGCACTATCCGACGGCCCGGGGATGCGCGGCCGCCTACTACCCCGAGACCAACGTCCTGGTGCCGCTGGACGCCACCGCCGACACCAGCAACACCCCGGCCAGCAAGTCCGTCGTGGTGCGTCTGGAACAATCGGCGATCGACTGA
- the polA gene encoding DNA polymerase I has protein sequence MAETAAKKTDTSPGGSRPRLMLMDGHSLAYRAFFALPAENFTTATGQPTNAIYGFASMLANTLRDEAPTHFAVAFDVSRKTWRSEEFTEYKANRSKTPDEFKGQVELIGELLDAMHVSRFAIDGFEADDVIATLATQAEAEGFDVLIVTGDRDSFQLVSDHTTVLYPTKGVSELTRFTPEKVFEKYGLTPAQYPDFAALRGDPSDNLPGIPGVGEKTAAKWINQFGSFAELVERVEEVKGKAGQNLRDHLEAVKLNRRLTEMVRTVELPKAVTDLERAPYDRKTLAMILDTLEIRNPSLRERLLAVDPGAEEAEGAPVVAPGVELDGTVLGTGELAGWLAEHGAQQALGLATVDTWALGTGSVAEVALAASGGAAAWFDPSQLDEADERAWVAWLADADRPKVLHNAKGAMRVFAEHDWSVAGVGMDTALAAYLVKPGRRSFDLDALSLEYLGRELAPAATADGQLAFGADDGAEAEALMIQARAVLDLGSAFESRLEEVGAADLLRDMELPTSALLARMERHGIAADRAHLEAMEQMFAGAVQQAVKEAHAAAGHEFNLGSPKQLQEVLFGELGLPKTKKTKTGYTTDADALAWLAAQTDNELPVIMLRHREQAKLRVTVEGLIKTIAADGRIHTTFNQTVAATGRLSSTDPNLQNIPVRTDEGRAIRRGFVVGEGFESLMTADYSQIELRVMAHLSEDEGLIEAFTSGEDLHTTAASQVFSVEPGGVDAEMRRKIKAMSYGLAYGLSAFGLSQQLNIEAGEARALMDAYFERFGGVRDYLRRAVDEARATGYTATLFGRRRYLPDLNSDNRQRREAAERMALNAPIQGTAADIVKIAMLKVDGALREAGLASRMLLQVHDEIVLEIAPGERVAAEEIVRREMSDAVHLNVPLGVSVGDGTDWESAAH, from the coding sequence GTGGCAGAGACAGCAGCGAAGAAGACCGACACCAGCCCCGGCGGCAGCCGCCCGCGTCTGATGCTCATGGACGGGCACTCGCTGGCCTATCGCGCGTTCTTCGCGCTGCCCGCGGAGAACTTCACCACCGCGACCGGCCAGCCGACGAACGCGATCTACGGCTTCGCGTCGATGCTGGCCAACACCCTGCGCGACGAGGCCCCCACCCACTTCGCGGTGGCCTTCGACGTGTCCCGCAAGACCTGGCGCTCCGAGGAGTTCACGGAGTACAAGGCCAACCGCTCGAAGACCCCCGACGAGTTCAAGGGCCAGGTCGAGCTGATCGGCGAGCTCCTCGACGCGATGCACGTCTCGCGCTTCGCGATCGACGGCTTCGAGGCCGACGACGTCATCGCCACGCTCGCCACGCAGGCCGAGGCCGAGGGCTTCGACGTGCTGATCGTCACCGGTGACCGCGACTCCTTCCAGCTGGTCAGCGACCACACCACCGTGCTCTACCCGACGAAGGGCGTCTCGGAGCTGACCCGGTTCACCCCGGAGAAGGTCTTCGAGAAGTACGGCCTGACGCCCGCCCAGTACCCCGACTTCGCGGCCCTGCGCGGCGACCCGTCCGACAACCTCCCCGGCATCCCCGGCGTCGGCGAGAAGACCGCGGCGAAGTGGATCAACCAGTTCGGTTCGTTCGCGGAGCTGGTCGAGCGCGTCGAGGAGGTCAAGGGCAAGGCCGGACAGAACCTCCGCGACCACCTGGAGGCCGTCAAGCTCAACCGCCGCCTCACCGAGATGGTGCGCACGGTGGAGCTCCCGAAGGCGGTCACCGACCTGGAGCGCGCTCCGTACGACCGCAAGACCCTCGCGATGATCCTCGACACCCTGGAGATCAGGAACCCCTCCCTGCGGGAGCGCCTCCTGGCCGTCGACCCGGGTGCGGAGGAGGCCGAGGGCGCCCCGGTCGTCGCGCCCGGCGTGGAGCTGGACGGCACGGTGCTCGGCACCGGCGAGCTGGCCGGCTGGCTCGCCGAGCACGGTGCGCAGCAGGCCCTCGGCCTGGCCACCGTCGACACCTGGGCCCTCGGCACCGGCTCGGTCGCCGAGGTCGCGCTCGCCGCGTCCGGCGGTGCGGCCGCCTGGTTCGACCCGTCCCAGCTGGACGAGGCCGACGAGAGGGCCTGGGTCGCCTGGCTCGCCGACGCCGACCGGCCCAAGGTCCTGCACAACGCCAAGGGCGCCATGCGGGTCTTCGCCGAGCACGACTGGAGCGTCGCCGGTGTCGGCATGGACACCGCGCTCGCCGCGTACCTGGTCAAGCCGGGGCGCCGGTCCTTCGACCTGGACGCGCTGTCCCTCGAGTACCTGGGCCGGGAGCTGGCCCCCGCGGCGACGGCCGACGGACAGCTCGCCTTCGGCGCGGACGACGGTGCCGAGGCCGAGGCGCTGATGATCCAGGCCCGGGCCGTGCTCGATCTGGGCTCGGCCTTCGAAAGCCGCCTGGAGGAGGTCGGGGCCGCGGATCTGCTGCGGGACATGGAGCTGCCCACCTCCGCCCTGCTGGCCCGCATGGAGCGGCACGGCATCGCGGCCGACCGGGCCCACCTCGAGGCCATGGAGCAGATGTTCGCGGGCGCGGTCCAGCAGGCCGTGAAGGAGGCGCACGCGGCGGCCGGGCACGAGTTCAACCTCGGCTCGCCCAAGCAGCTCCAGGAAGTCCTCTTCGGTGAGCTGGGCCTGCCCAAGACGAAGAAGACGAAGACCGGCTACACGACGGACGCCGACGCGCTGGCCTGGCTCGCGGCCCAGACGGACAACGAACTGCCGGTGATCATGCTCCGGCACCGTGAGCAGGCCAAGCTCCGGGTGACCGTCGAGGGGCTCATCAAGACGATCGCCGCGGACGGGCGTATCCATACGACGTTCAACCAGACGGTCGCGGCCACGGGCCGTCTGTCGTCGACGGATCCGAACCTCCAGAACATTCCGGTCCGCACCGACGAGGGGCGGGCGATCCGGCGGGGCTTCGTGGTGGGGGAGGGCTTCGAGTCCCTCATGACCGCCGACTACAGCCAGATCGAGCTGCGGGTGATGGCCCACCTCTCCGAGGATGAGGGGCTCATCGAGGCGTTCACGTCGGGGGAGGACCTGCACACGACCGCCGCCTCACAGGTGTTCTCCGTGGAGCCCGGAGGGGTCGACGCGGAGATGCGGCGGAAGATCAAGGCGATGTCGTACGGGCTGGCGTACGGGTTGTCCGCGTTCGGGCTCTCGCAGCAGCTGAACATCGAGGCGGGGGAGGCGCGGGCCCTCATGGACGCGTACTTCGAGCGGTTCGGTGGGGTGCGGGACTATCTGCGGCGGGCGGTCGACGAGGCCCGGGCGACGGGGTACACGGCGACGCTCTTCGGGCGCCGGCGGTATCTGCCCGACCTCAACAGCGACAACCGTCAGCGGCGTGAGGCGGCTGAGCGGATGGCTCTCAACGCGCCGATCCAGGGGACGGCTGCGGACATCGTCAAGATCGCGATGCTCAAGGTGGACGGTGCGCTGCGGGAGGCCGGCCTCGCCTCCCGGATGCTGCTCCAGGTCCACGACGAAATCGTGCTGGAGATCGCGCCGGGGGAGCGGGTGGCCGCGGAGGAGATCGTCCGCCGCGAGATGTCCGACGCCGTGCATCTGAACGTGCCGCTGGGTGTCTCGGTGGGGGACGGGACGGACTGGGAGTCCGCCGCGCACTAG